In Candidatus Cohnella colombiensis, one DNA window encodes the following:
- a CDS encoding substrate-binding domain-containing protein yields the protein MISQRRRYKDYMLYKFILIFSLFSSTLACSSPTSNTQLPVQSHTETDPLSPELTFGIIYPMAHSFYEVVTENAEEVAKVSGIELIVKAPDEANLEQQIRIMETLIRQNVDGIAIDPIDSVALTPYINKAINAGIPVICFESDSPASHRLSFIGADNLQSGTRMGEAINQLLKGRGMVLVETGMERVESLSERLEGFLNYINNKTDIDVLEVRYNEGNKERALLQLEQMIDDHPHFDAFVALDFISGSGSVLVWKAKGLNRYALTLGMMPELKEAIRNGQITIALSQNEGLWGELIVKYLLQAHNGKEIPEFVDTGISLVDLEALK from the coding sequence TGATCTCACAACGCCGTCGGTACAAGGACTATATGCTGTATAAGTTCATTCTGATCTTCAGCTTATTTTCTTCAACCCTAGCATGTTCATCGCCTACATCTAACACACAATTGCCTGTACAATCTCATACGGAAACAGACCCATTATCACCGGAGCTTACGTTTGGCATTATATATCCAATGGCACATTCCTTCTATGAAGTTGTGACAGAGAACGCCGAGGAGGTCGCTAAGGTTTCCGGTATTGAATTAATCGTTAAAGCGCCTGATGAGGCTAATCTGGAACAGCAAATTCGAATCATGGAAACGCTGATCCGCCAAAATGTCGATGGGATTGCAATCGATCCTATCGATTCCGTTGCACTCACTCCTTACATTAATAAAGCTATTAATGCTGGTATTCCAGTAATCTGCTTTGAATCCGATTCTCCTGCGAGCCACCGATTATCCTTTATTGGAGCCGATAATTTACAATCGGGAACCCGGATGGGTGAAGCGATTAACCAGTTGTTGAAAGGAAGAGGAATGGTTCTTGTAGAAACAGGGATGGAGCGAGTGGAAAGCTTGAGCGAACGGTTGGAAGGATTTCTGAATTATATCAACAATAAGACGGATATCGATGTATTGGAGGTTCGATATAATGAAGGGAATAAAGAACGCGCATTGTTGCAATTAGAGCAAATGATCGACGATCATCCCCACTTTGACGCCTTTGTCGCCCTAGACTTTATATCCGGCTCCGGCTCCGTATTGGTATGGAAAGCAAAGGGACTTAACCGTTATGCCCTTACTCTTGGAATGATGCCTGAATTGAAAGAAGCGATTCGAAATGGACAAATCACGATTGCCCTCTCACAAAATGAAGGGTTATGGGGTGAACTGATTGTAAAGTATCTGCTACAAGCACATAACGGCAAAGAGATACCCGAATTTGTCGATACGGGTATCTCTCTTGTAGATTTGGAAGCACTAAAGTAA